From Campylobacter pinnipediorum subsp. caledonicus:
AATTAAACTTTATAAAATTTCTTTTAAAATTTGAATAAAGCATAAAATAGCTAGGTATTGTTTTGCTATCAAATCGGACAAATGCTCTAAGAAGTCGGTAGTTTAAAAAAGAGTTTCTTTTTAGAGTAAAGCTTATCCCTTTTTCTTCGCACTCTCTTACTTTTTTATAAAGCTTTAGCCTCTCCTCTATGCTTCCTGGCATTATCCTTGTGTTTATTTCGCTACAAAGTTCGCTAAGCGGAAGCTTTTGCGCCTCTCTTTGTTTAGAAAGTCCAAATATACAACCACAATAATTTTGATGATATAATTTATCTTTTTTTGCTAAGGTAAATTGCTCGTTTGTGCCACCATTTTTGCGGTAATCTTTTGCATAAATTTCTATCTGTGTATTTTCAACAGCTTTTTTTAAAGCATTTGTTAATTGTTCAAAGTCTTTTTTTGGACTCATTAAAAGGGTAGTTGTTATACTTTTTTCTCCTATTTCAGCGGCTTTTTTTGCACTATTTCCAACCCTGAAATCAAAACAATAACTACATCTTTTACCTTTTTCTGGCTCATCTTCTAGCCCTTTTGTGCCTTGTAGCCAACTATCATAGTCATAATCCCCACATATAAGCTCTATTTTAAGTTTATCACAAGAGCGTTTTACATCCTCAAACCTTAGTAAAAACTCACTATATGGATGAATATTTGGGTCATAAAAATAACCAACCAAATTCTCATCTGGTAAATCGGCTCTTAGTTTTTGTAAAAAATAATGACTATCAACGGAACAACAAATATGAACCAACATCCTTTAACCAAAAATTTCAAATTTTTCAAATAAAGCTGGATCGTCTTTGATTATGCCTCTTTTTATTAGACTATCAACTACTTCAGGTGTGCAATCAGTCTGCTTTGGCCACTCTCTTTCGTATCCATCTTGTGCATTTTTTGGTGTTGCATCCACACAAAATCTACTATCTTTTATATAAATATCACGGATAGCATCTATATTGTTTACCACTCTCCAAGTTAGCATGTATGGGTTATTTACCCTGTTTTGTTCATCAACAAATATAAGAATTTTAAAATAATCTTTTATTTCTAATAACTTTTCAAAGAGATCTTTTATTCGCTCTTTTTTTGAAAATTTCACTATACATATTGGGTTTTTTGTATCTGTTTTGTATTGTTTAAGTTCTAAAATATCGTTTGAAATTTCTTTAAACTTAGCCAATAACTCATTATCGCTTACGGTGTTTATACCATCATCGGACAAATCCATTGTAGCATCTATGCCTAGTTTTCCGCCATAACAAGAGTTTGGCGAAGCATGATCTAACTGGTCACAAACACCCTCTGATATAAGAAGTGATTTTTCTCCAAAACGATTTAAAACATAGGTGCTAAACTCATCTAAATTTTCTAGTTCTGGTGCATTTTCATCAACAAAAATAGCATGTTTTACAAAGCTCATCTGCCCAACACCCCAAAAAGCATGCATTGCTTGTTTGGCGTGACCTGGATAAAGGGTGTTTAGTTTTGCTAAGATTAGATTGTGAAAAACACCATTTTCTGGCATATAATAATCATTTAGTTCAGGCACTGTTGTTTTTAAAAGTGGTAAGAAAATTCTCTCTGTAGCCCAACCCATATATTTGTCCTCAAGCGGTGGTTTTCCGACAACTGTCGCATGAAATATAGGATCTTTTTTGTGTGTGATAGCAGTTACATCCATAACCGGAAAAGGCTCTATTGGGGTATAAAAACCAGTATGATCTCCAAAAGGACCCTCAAGCTCAGTCTTGCTTGTATCTACAAATCCCTCTATAACAAAATCAGCATCGTGAGGCACTAAAATATCATTTGTTATGCTTTTTACAAGTTTTGCCGGTTCTTTTCTTATAAAACCATATAATAAAAGCTCAAAAATACCCTTAGGCAATGGCGCCTGACCGCACCAAATATATAAAGGATCTCCGCCTATAGCTACACTAACTGGCATTTTCTTGCCTGCTTTTTTGTATTCGTGAAAAAAATTTGCACCATCTTTGTGTATCTGCCAATGCATACCAAGTCTATTCTTATCATATATTTGTAATCTATACATGCCTAGGTTTGAAAGCTCTCCGTTAAGGCTTTTGGTGTAAACTTGCCCCATTGTTATAAATCTTCCGCCATCAAGCTCCCAAGTTTTTAGCACCGGAAGGTCAAGTAAATTTACATCTTCGTTCAGGTGTATTATTTCTTGAGCTTGTGCATTTTTATCTATTTGCTTTGTAAAAACTTTCTTCATGCTAAACAGATATGATAAAAAATCAATTTTTTGCATTAAATTTTTTGGTTTTTTTGGTTTTAAAAGAGCTTGAATTTCATCCGCTATCTCATCAGGATGTCTTTTAAAAATTAGCTCTAATGCTTTTTTTGAGCCATATATGTTTGTTAAAACCGGTGGATATTTTTTACCATTTTTGTCTATAACATTTGTAAACAAAATAGCCTTACTATCTTCTTTTTTAACCTCAATATAGCTTATATGTCCTATTTCAAGGTCTATGTCTACCGGTTGCTCTATCTTTGTTAAAAGCCCATTTTCTTCTAAAAGTTTTATATAATTCATAATAATTTGCCTATTTTTTTGAAATTTATACTATTATATAATAAAAAAGTATTTTTTTATTAAATTTGGAGTTGATATGAATTTATTAGTTGTTGATATGCAAAATGATTTTATAGGTGGAACACTTGCTTGTCCAAATGCTTTGGAAATTGTGAAAAAAGTGGTAGATTTTATTAAAAACTTTGAAGGAAATGTCTATTATTCTTTAGATTGGCATGAATCTGATCATTGTAGTTTTATCCAAAATGGGGGTATTTGGCCCACTCATTGTGTAGCTGAAAGCTTTGGCGCTTCTTTGGATAATGAATTTTATACAAAATTACCAGCACAAAAATCCCCAAATGCAGATAATATGTTCTTTAAAGGTATGTTAAAAGAGCAATATTCTGCATTTAAAGCTACAAATAAAGATAGTGTTTTTTTGTCTGATATTATAAATAATGATGTTCTTATTGTTGGTATCGCGCTAGAATATTGTGTTTTACAAACCGCAATTGATTTTAAAAAAGCAGGTTTTGATGTAAAAGTAGATTTAAATTTATGTGCTTGTGTGGATAAAAGTAAGGTAGATGATATTATTTTTAAATTTAAAAAAGAAGGAATTAAATTTAATATTTAATTAATAATTTCAATATTAAATTTATATAATTATTTAAATTAGCTGCTATTTCAATAAAAACAATATATTGTATCTAGATTTATATATTAATTTTTTATTGTTTTTTAATTTTATTTTATATAGGATGTTTTGATTTTAATATAATTTTTATATTAAAAATTATATTTAATACTTATATTATAATAAGGAGCGATCAAAATGATTGATCTATCAAAAAGGCGAACATTAAAAACTCTTGCCTGTTGCTCGGCTACACTTGCGATGCCTGATTTGGCTTTTGGTAAAATTTCTGTTAGTGATGTCAAGCATTGGGATAAGACATTTGATGCTATCGTTGTTGGAAGTGGATTTGCCGGAAGTGCAGCAATGCTTTCTTTGCTTAATGGAGGCGTAACAAATTGTATAATGATTGATAAAATGCAATATTTAGGCGGAAACTCTGCATATAGTGGTGGCTCTATGGCTGTTGCTGGAACTTTTATGCAGGAAAAAGATGGCATTAAAGATAATCCTGAATCTCAAATAAAAGATACTTTAAAAAGCGGACATGATTTAAATGATTTGGCATTGGTTAAAGAGATGGTTTATGAAGGACCAGCAACCTTTAATTGGTTGGTTGATAATGGTGTTAAATTTAAATGGGTTAGTAGAAGTGGTGGACACAGCGTTCCTCGTTCTCATTCTGCCGGCGCAGGAAGTTATATTACAAGACCATTGCAAAAAAAAATATTACAGCTTGGCGGACAAATAGCAACTAGGGTTATTATGGATGATATTATTTACAATGATAAAAACGAAGTTGTAGGTATTAAAGTTCGTGAAAAATATGAGTTTAATTTTAATAAGGGTTTTGAAGAAGAAAATAATAATAGCGGACAAGTTAGATACTATAGAACTTTTGGCGGTCTTATACTAGCAACTGGTGGTTGGGGAGCTGATATAATGTTTAGACAAAAATTCGACCCTGCTTTAAGATCTGATGTTTTAACAACAAATCACTCAGGCGCTACTGCTTATACTGTTAAAAAATTAATATCTGATGATATAAAATTTATAGATATGCAATATATACAAAGAATGCATGTAACATCTGCAGATGAGCCATTTTTTGGATTTGCTTATAGATGGATAACTCGTGGTTATGCTTATGGAATCATGGTAAATCCAAAAACAGGACTTCGTTTTGTAAATGAAATAGCGGATAGAAAAGTGGGTTCTGATGCTATTTGGGCGATGAATGAAAATGGAACAAATCATCCAATTTTAATAATGGATATAGAAGGAACACAAACTGTAGATGTGAAAGATTTTCAGCGCGGATTAAGTGTAGGCGCTATAAAACAATTCGATACTATGGATGAGCTTATTGAGTTCTATCATATCA
This genomic window contains:
- a CDS encoding epoxyqueuosine reductase QueH translates to MLVHICCSVDSHYFLQKLRADLPDENLVGYFYDPNIHPYSEFLLRFEDVKRSCDKLKIELICGDYDYDSWLQGTKGLEDEPEKGKRCSYCFDFRVGNSAKKAAEIGEKSITTTLLMSPKKDFEQLTNALKKAVENTQIEIYAKDYRKNGGTNEQFTLAKKDKLYHQNYCGCIFGLSKQREAQKLPLSELCSEINTRIMPGSIEERLKLYKKVRECEEKGISFTLKRNSFLNYRLLRAFVRFDSKTIPSYFMLYSNFKRNFIKFNLQEQADENTNLRDGIILLSISRFNTIFNTNFKDTTQLCKNPLSIKDELKIREELSGTMSLNPIIILDDVRLGKYEIYAKNELYQDSKEILKILDTK
- a CDS encoding menaquinone biosynthesis decarboxylase, with product MNYIKLLEENGLLTKIEQPVDIDLEIGHISYIEVKKEDSKAILFTNVIDKNGKKYPPVLTNIYGSKKALELIFKRHPDEIADEIQALLKPKKPKNLMQKIDFLSYLFSMKKVFTKQIDKNAQAQEIIHLNEDVNLLDLPVLKTWELDGGRFITMGQVYTKSLNGELSNLGMYRLQIYDKNRLGMHWQIHKDGANFFHEYKKAGKKMPVSVAIGGDPLYIWCGQAPLPKGIFELLLYGFIRKEPAKLVKSITNDILVPHDADFVIEGFVDTSKTELEGPFGDHTGFYTPIEPFPVMDVTAITHKKDPIFHATVVGKPPLEDKYMGWATERIFLPLLKTTVPELNDYYMPENGVFHNLILAKLNTLYPGHAKQAMHAFWGVGQMSFVKHAIFVDENAPELENLDEFSTYVLNRFGEKSLLISEGVCDQLDHASPNSCYGGKLGIDATMDLSDDGINTVSDNELLAKFKEISNDILELKQYKTDTKNPICIVKFSKKERIKDLFEKLLEIKDYFKILIFVDEQNRVNNPYMLTWRVVNNIDAIRDIYIKDSRFCVDATPKNAQDGYEREWPKQTDCTPEVVDSLIKRGIIKDDPALFEKFEIFG
- a CDS encoding isochorismatase family protein; the encoded protein is MNLLVVDMQNDFIGGTLACPNALEIVKKVVDFIKNFEGNVYYSLDWHESDHCSFIQNGGIWPTHCVAESFGASLDNEFYTKLPAQKSPNADNMFFKGMLKEQYSAFKATNKDSVFLSDIINNDVLIVGIALEYCVLQTAIDFKKAGFDVKVDLNLCACVDKSKVDDIIFKFKKEGIKFNI
- a CDS encoding flavocytochrome c; this encodes MIDLSKRRTLKTLACCSATLAMPDLAFGKISVSDVKHWDKTFDAIVVGSGFAGSAAMLSLLNGGVTNCIMIDKMQYLGGNSAYSGGSMAVAGTFMQEKDGIKDNPESQIKDTLKSGHDLNDLALVKEMVYEGPATFNWLVDNGVKFKWVSRSGGHSVPRSHSAGAGSYITRPLQKKILQLGGQIATRVIMDDIIYNDKNEVVGIKVREKYEFNFNKGFEEENNNSGQVRYYRTFGGLILATGGWGADIMFRQKFDPALRSDVLTTNHSGATAYTVKKLISDDIKFIDMQYIQRMHVTSADEPFFGFAYRWITRGYAYGIMVNPKTGLRFVNEIADRKVGSDAIWAMNENGTNHPILIMDIEGTQTVDVKDFQRGLSVGAIKQFDTMDELIEFYHINKEPFLDQLKRYNSFVDEASKNKDYRDPEFNRNFSPYKGKYIKVEKAPFFASRPGPKVHHCMGGIKTTIDCEVYNNDMQIVKNLYACGELTGGRHGYNRLGSNAVLDCLVYGKRAGAKLAQKYNEKRGA